In Limosilactobacillus sp. WILCCON 0051, a single window of DNA contains:
- a CDS encoding glycoside-pentoside-hexuronide (GPH):cation symporter — MDSTNVKASGPGQASRTDTQDDVKLNDSTKRIPKRQQIAYGFGDFGNGFMFDLGQSYLTKFWIDGVGIGSGVVAGIFAFTKIFDAFMDPIAGSVIDNRKHIGKQGKFRPVMMISAIILGIMTVITFTMPDGLSMTQKIIYAYAAYMIWGLVYSFTNDPYGSLASVMSRNPQDRSFMATCRQVGSVGAQFIAGVAFIPLTVMIGGKDQRLGYFWASVIFAVIGVCMFLVCFLGTKENVHVDRQVHEKEGFKDYIRVIFHNGPLGALILMTLFTISAMNTNNQMMVFYAEYNLGNIGLQPIINAIMMGCSIVGVFMIPTLTRRFGQKKTAMWSFVIGAVANLLNFFIPDNVVTFIALVTIGYTALAIPNGITWAMVSNAIDYGEWHSGIRKEAITYAAFNFSRKIAQSLAALVSAGVLALTGYVANAKQTPGALRGIKAAMTLYPGICLIMAAIIIGFLYKLDDRRFAKIADDLDHGRWEHGKIGEK, encoded by the coding sequence ATGGATAGTACAAATGTTAAAGCAAGTGGGCCAGGCCAAGCGTCACGCACTGACACTCAAGATGACGTGAAGCTGAATGACTCTACCAAACGAATCCCTAAACGTCAGCAGATTGCCTATGGTTTTGGGGACTTTGGGAATGGGTTCATGTTTGACTTAGGCCAGTCGTATCTAACTAAATTTTGGATTGACGGTGTTGGCATTGGTTCTGGAGTTGTGGCTGGGATCTTTGCATTTACCAAGATTTTTGATGCATTCATGGACCCGATTGCTGGTTCAGTAATTGATAATCGCAAACATATCGGCAAACAAGGTAAATTCCGGCCGGTAATGATGATTTCTGCCATTATTTTAGGCATTATGACGGTGATTACGTTTACGATGCCGGATGGACTATCGATGACCCAAAAGATCATTTATGCCTATGCTGCCTACATGATCTGGGGTTTGGTTTATTCATTTACCAATGACCCATATGGATCGCTGGCTTCGGTGATGTCAAGAAATCCGCAAGACCGCAGTTTTATGGCGACATGTCGTCAGGTTGGTTCAGTCGGTGCTCAGTTTATTGCTGGGGTGGCCTTCATTCCGCTGACGGTCATGATTGGTGGCAAGGATCAGCGCTTGGGCTACTTCTGGGCTTCGGTAATCTTTGCGGTAATCGGGGTCTGCATGTTCTTAGTCTGCTTCTTGGGGACTAAAGAAAATGTACATGTTGATCGTCAGGTTCATGAAAAGGAAGGTTTTAAGGACTATATTCGAGTTATTTTCCATAATGGGCCTTTAGGTGCTTTGATTCTGATGACGCTGTTTACGATTTCGGCAATGAATACCAACAACCAGATGATGGTCTTCTACGCTGAATACAATCTTGGCAATATTGGTCTGCAGCCAATCATCAACGCCATCATGATGGGCTGTTCAATCGTTGGGGTCTTCATGATTCCTACGCTGACGCGGCGCTTTGGTCAAAAGAAGACGGCGATGTGGAGCTTTGTGATCGGTGCGGTTGCCAATCTGTTGAACTTCTTCATTCCCGATAACGTGGTAACGTTTATTGCTTTGGTTACGATTGGCTACACGGCTTTGGCGATTCCAAACGGGATTACCTGGGCAATGGTTTCCAACGCGATCGACTACGGGGAATGGCACTCAGGTATTCGGAAAGAAGCTATTACCTACGCGGCCTTCAACTTCTCGCGCAAGATTGCACAGTCACTGGCTGCCTTGGTTAGTGCCGGTGTCTTGGCGCTGACTGGCTATGTTGCCAATGCTAAGCAGACGCCAGGAGCCTTGCGGGGTATTAAGGCTGCCATGACATTGTATCCAGGGATTTGCCTGATTATGGCTGCCATTATCATTGGCTTCTTGTACAAGCTTGATGATCGTCGCTTCGCAAAGATTGCTGATGATTTGGATCATGGCCGTTGGGAACATGGCAAGATTGGTGAAAAATAG
- a CDS encoding GntR family transcriptional regulator — MDTNIRQDAYDQIKYNIVHFHYLPRQKVSEKSIAASLNLGRTPVREALIRIEREGLIDVVPQSGTYIATIDMNIAKEGRFVRECIEPQVMMEALAKHSPAQFKSLQQNLNAQKKAAKVDQTDLFFDLDQEFHQTFYQIADRSQIWEWLQLNNLQLNRFRRLRLKVPGLDWQTLLAQHEQIIAAFNDCNIDDLNYLIRSHLHLVLDEQQKVIERFPNYFSSNSQFA; from the coding sequence ATGGATACCAATATTCGGCAAGATGCCTATGATCAAATCAAATATAACATCGTTCACTTCCACTATCTTCCTCGCCAAAAGGTCTCGGAGAAGTCAATTGCTGCCTCTCTCAACCTGGGACGGACACCGGTTAGAGAGGCCTTGATTCGGATTGAACGCGAAGGGCTAATCGATGTTGTTCCGCAAAGTGGTACCTATATCGCAACTATCGATATGAACATCGCCAAGGAAGGCCGTTTTGTCAGGGAATGTATTGAACCGCAAGTAATGATGGAAGCCTTAGCTAAACATTCGCCTGCTCAATTTAAAAGTTTGCAGCAGAATCTTAATGCCCAGAAAAAGGCTGCCAAAGTCGATCAAACCGACCTTTTCTTCGATTTGGATCAAGAATTTCACCAAACTTTTTACCAGATTGCCGATCGCAGTCAGATTTGGGAATGGCTGCAGCTTAACAACCTTCAGCTAAATCGTTTTCGACGCTTGCGCTTAAAAGTTCCTGGTCTTGATTGGCAGACCCTGCTGGCACAGCATGAGCAGATCATTGCTGCTTTTAACGATTGCAACATTGATGATCTTAATTATTTGATACGTTCACATTTGCATTTGGTTTTAGATGAACAGCAAAAAGTAATCGAACGTTTTCCTAATTATTTTTCGTCAAACTCTCAATTTGCTTAA
- a CDS encoding tagaturonate epimerase family protein yields the protein MDLKSLLSDVHEILADVDAGKGFDSLSNQEIYAPSIQVDRRNVYFILHHKNEKGYVEKSLVVYENRLTAGDFEARESMEDVDSTLLVGDLNEKNNVALAKRFAWIRPVSRRNYKYSFGLGDRLGNASNAHLRLFKNRGILPVLAQQSIRELMLMHRTNTDVFLSASWAVFEEGFDYGWGADGDHVKTEYEVDYAVKVGCSMITLDCTEVINNEAVNLSDEELDQRFNELDEDQKKYFNDTYLNKTFKVGDSEVHFTKHDLEESVLTFYDAILFAAQIYRDYVVPYNLDFEISMDETPYQTTNPNHYFFANELHRRGITPVTMAPRFYGEFQKAIDYIGDKDRFERELVVHEAIAEHFGYRLSIHSGSDKLSVYEIIGRVAKNGWHVKTAGTNWLEACRVIAHKDPKLMVEMYTYAYEHLDDVKNFYVFNAQTDGKAPKPETINEENVLSVLSDDDGRQVMHTMYGSLMNLKHNYHYVFRDKFWDVLKKNQDLYDRFLNIHIAEHIDLLQGKYKSKEEALDALEPKTDISKEY from the coding sequence ATGGATTTAAAGTCACTTTTATCAGATGTTCATGAAATCTTAGCTGATGTTGATGCTGGAAAAGGCTTTGACAGCTTAAGCAATCAAGAAATCTATGCACCATCAATTCAAGTTGATCGGCGCAACGTTTACTTCATTCTTCACCATAAGAATGAAAAAGGCTATGTTGAAAAGAGCCTGGTCGTTTATGAAAATCGGCTGACGGCAGGCGATTTTGAAGCGCGTGAATCAATGGAAGACGTTGATTCAACGCTTTTGGTCGGTGACCTGAACGAAAAGAACAATGTCGCTTTGGCTAAACGCTTTGCTTGGATTCGGCCAGTTTCGCGGCGCAACTACAAGTACAGTTTTGGCCTTGGCGACCGGCTTGGCAATGCTTCCAATGCTCACCTGCGCTTGTTTAAGAACCGTGGCATTCTGCCAGTTTTGGCGCAACAGTCGATTCGGGAACTGATGCTGATGCACCGGACGAATACGGATGTGTTCCTGTCTGCTTCCTGGGCCGTATTTGAAGAAGGCTTTGACTATGGCTGGGGTGCAGATGGTGACCACGTTAAGACGGAATATGAAGTTGACTACGCCGTTAAGGTTGGCTGCTCAATGATTACTTTGGACTGCACGGAAGTTATCAATAATGAAGCCGTAAACCTGAGCGATGAAGAACTTGACCAACGTTTCAACGAATTGGATGAGGATCAAAAGAAGTACTTTAACGACACTTATCTGAACAAGACGTTTAAGGTTGGCGACTCTGAGGTACACTTTACCAAGCACGATCTGGAAGAATCCGTTTTGACGTTCTACGATGCAATTCTCTTTGCAGCTCAGATCTATCGTGACTATGTCGTACCATACAACCTGGACTTTGAAATCTCGATGGATGAAACGCCATATCAAACGACGAATCCAAACCACTACTTCTTTGCCAACGAACTGCATCGTCGCGGCATTACGCCAGTTACGATGGCACCACGTTTCTATGGTGAATTCCAAAAGGCCATTGACTACATTGGCGACAAGGACCGCTTTGAACGTGAATTGGTCGTTCATGAAGCCATTGCGGAACACTTTGGCTACCGTTTGAGCATTCACTCTGGTTCCGACAAGCTTTCGGTTTATGAAATTATCGGTCGGGTTGCCAAGAATGGCTGGCACGTAAAGACAGCAGGTACCAACTGGCTGGAAGCATGCCGCGTGATTGCTCACAAGGATCCTAAGCTGATGGTTGAAATGTACACCTACGCCTATGAACACCTGGATGACGTTAAGAACTTCTACGTCTTTAATGCGCAAACTGATGGCAAGGCACCTAAGCCAGAAACTATTAATGAAGAAAACGTTTTGAGCGTACTCAGCGATGATGATGGTCGTCAAGTAATGCACACGATGTACGGATCATTGATGAACCTGAAGCATAACTATCACTATGTCTTCCGTGACAAGTTCTGGGATGTTTTGAAGAAGAACCAAGATCTGTATGACCGTTTCCTGAACATTCATATCGCTGAACACATTGACCTGCTGCAAGGCAAGTACAAGAGCAAGGAAGAAGCCTTGGATGCCTTGGAACCAAAGACTGACATTTCAAAAGAATACTAA